TTATCGGTAAGAAGGAGGATGATGGCAATGATGGGTAGTATCATAGACGCCATATTTAGCATGGGTAGCTATGTGGGAACCATAGTAATCCTAGTGGTGCTTTTGGCCTCTGCTGTGCGGATTGTTCCCGAATATCAGCGGGGTGTAGTGTTTCGATTGGGAAGGTTTGTAGGAGTCAAGGGCCCAGGGCTGGTTTTGATAGTGCCCTTTGTAGACAAGCTGTACAGGGTAGATTTGCGAGTGGTAACCCTTGATGTGCCTTATCAGGAAGTTATAACAAAGGATAACGTTCCGGTGAAGGTTAATGCCGTGGTTTACTTCAGAGTGTTGGATCCAGCAAAGTCAATAATAGAGGTAGAAAACCATATAGTTGCCACCAGCCAGCTTTCTCAAACCACCCTGAGATCTGTTGTGGGTAGGTCCGAGTTGGACGAAGTTTTATCCGCTCGGGACAAGATAAATGTGGAGTTACAGCATATTATAGATGAACGCACAGATCCTTGGGGTATAAAGGTGAGCGCCGTAGAGGTCAAGGAATTGGAACTTCCAGAAGGAATGAAGCGAGCTATGGCCCGTCAGGCAGAAGCAGAGAGGGAGAGAAGGGCCAAGATAATAGCGGCCGAAGGGGAACTCCAGGCAGCAGAGAAGTTGACAGAGGCAGCCAAATGGATGGAAGCATCTCCAATTACGATACAATTACGGTACCTTCAGACCTTGCGAGAGATAGCGTCAGAAAACAATTCGACCACCATCTTCCCTGTCCCCATTGACCTTTTAGGGGCTATAGTAGATAGGAAGAAAGGAGAGAAGGAAGGAATTTAGCTAAAGGGTTTTGCTTCAAGGGGGCAACATATATATAATGATATCCAACCTTACTTGAAACAAGTACCGGATGGAGGAGGAAGAGCTGTGGGGTATGATTTCAACACGATAGAGAAGAAGTGGCAACGCTATTGGGAGGAAAACGGAACCTTCAACGTGGATGTTAGTGAAGAAAAGGAGAAATTTTACTGTCTTGAGATGTTCCCCTATCCTAGTGGAGCTCTTCACATGGGGCATTTGAGGAATTATTCGATAGGGGATATGTTGGCTCGCTTCCTCAGGATGAAAGGCTACAACGTGCTTCACCCCATGGGATTTGATGCCTTTGGCTTGCCGGCGGAAAATGCCGCAATAAAGTACGGTACCCATCCGAATAAATGGACATGGGACAACATAGAGCACATGACCAAACAGCTAAAGAGCATGGGGTGCAGTTATGACTGGCGAAGAAGGGTTGAGACTTGCAATCCCGATTATTACAAATGGACTCAGTGGTTGTTCCTCCAGTTTTACAAGAAAGGCTTGGCTTACAAGAAGAAAGCGCCGGTGAATTGGTGTGAAAGCTGTAGCACCGTTCTTGCAAACGAACAGGTTATAAACGACGGACACTGCTGGCGTTGTGGAACGCCGGTGGTGAAGAAAAATTTGGAACAGTGGTTTTTGAGGATAACCGACTACGCACAAGAACTTTTGGACTCTCTTGATGAACTGAAAGGTTGGCCCGAAAGAGTAAAGATAATGCAGCGGAACTGGATTGGAAGATCGGAGGGCGTAAGGTTATCCTTTAAGGTTAGTGGGAAGGACATTGAGATTGAGACCTTCACTACCCGCATAGATACCATATTTGGTGTCACTTTTGTGGCCTTGGCCGTGGAACACCCATTGGTAGAGGAGATAATAAAAGCATCACCTAACGGAAAAGAAGTAGAGAAGTTCGTAAAGGAGCACAAAGCAGCACCAGCTGAAACAAGGGGAGAAAACGCGGAAAAACTAGGTGTGGATACGGGATTGAGGGCGATAAACCCAGTAAATGGTGAGGAAGTGCCCATATGGATAGCAAACTACATATTGATGGAGTATGGAACTGGCGCAATAATGGGAGTTCCTGCTCATGACCAGAGGGACTTCGAGTTCGCAAGGAGCTATGGAATCCCCATAAAGGTTGTGATCAATCCTAAATCAGGGGAAAAGCTGGATGGCAAGACCATGGAGAGGGCCTTTGAAGAGGATGGTATCCAAGTAAACTCAGGTCCTTTCGATGGAATGCCCACCGAGGAAGCTAAAGTAAAAATGGCCGAATGGTTTGAGGAGAACGGCTGGGGGAAAAGGGAAGTCAATTACAGGTTGAGAGATTGGCTTATCTCCAGGCAGAGGTACTGGGGGGCGCCTATTCCTGTGGTCTATTGTGAGAGCTGTGGTATTGTCCCTGTTCCTGAGGACCAATTGCCGGTGGAGCTCCCCTTGGATGTTAAGATGAAGGTCGGGAGGAACCCTCTAGAAGATCATCATGAGTGGGTTAATACCAAGTGCCCTTGCTGCGGCCGCCCCGCAAAGAGAGAAACAGATACAATGGATACCTTCATATGCTCCTCTTGGTACTTCTTGCGCTTTGCCTCTCCTTGGACTCAGGAGGGGCCGTTCCGCAAGGAGGATGTAAATTATTGGATGCCCGTAGATCAGTACATAGGAGGCATAGAGCATGCTTGTCTCCATCTTATATATGCCAGGTTTTTCACAAAGTTTCTGGCTGACTTGGGTTTAGTGAACGTCAGGGAGCCCTTTGCCAACCTGTTAACCCAGGGTATGGTGATTAAGGATGGAGCCAAGATGTCGAAATCAAAAGGTAATGTGGTGGACCCCGACGAGATAATTCGTAAATACGGCGCGGATACGGCCAGGTTGTTTATCTTGTTCGCCGCTCCTCCGGAGAAAGACCTTGACTGGTCCGATAGAGGTGTCGAAGGATCTCATAGGTTCTTGAACAGGGTCTGGCGATTGGTGGAGGAGAATCTTGAGGAACTCAAGAAAGCCTCAATCAGAAGATTGAGGATGGACGAGATTAAGGAAAAGGCCGCGCGGGATCTTAAGAGAAAAATTCATAAAACCATAGAGGATGTCACCAGGGATATAGAGGTGGAGAAGCAATTCAATACAGCTGTTGCAAGGTTGATGGAGTTGTCTAACGCGTTGGGAGCTTTTACGCCCAAGGACCAAGACGATTGGGTCATATTCAGAGAAGGAGTGGAAGTGTTACTTCTTTGCCTTTCTCCCGTAGCTCCCCACATATCGGAGGAACTATGGTCGCTCTTGGGCAACGATAAGCTAGTGTGCGAGACATCGTGGCCCGAGGTGGATCCCAGCGCATTGGTAGAAGAAGAGGTTAACGTGGTGCTACAGATAAACGGAAAGGTTAGGGCCCAATTGGTGGTTCCTGCAAACCTGGATAGAGAGTCCTTGAAGAAGCGAGTTCTCGAGGACCCACAAGTCGTCAAGAGGCTTGAAGGGAAAGAGATCGTCAAGGTGATTGTGGTACCTAACAAGCTTGTGAATGTGGTGGTGAAGAATTAAGTGCCTTCCTTGTTCTTGATTTGTGCTAAGGAACCTGCCAAGAGTAGGCTGCTTGAGGAGGCGCTAAGAGGACTTTCTGAAGAAGGGTTTGCCGTGGCCGCTCGTTCAGAACAGGCCGATTGGTGGGAGCTTTTCTCTACGGCTACGACAGGTGGCCTTTTTGAAGAAAAGAATATATACGTGGTAGATTCACCAGAGGCGATGGGCCCCCTCCCATCGCCTCTGGCTCTCCAGGTAGAGAAGAAGGAATTGGCCTCTACAGTCATCCTGCTGTTATATGAGGGAAATGTGGAAAAGTACATACCTCGGGATGTCATTAAGCTTGCTACAATAAAAAAGCCAGATAAGGTTCCTCATTGGACATCAGGAAGGATAGAGTGGATAAAGGGCCTAATAAAAAAGACAGGTGTTAAGTGGGAGGCTGGGGCTATTTCCCTATTGGAGGAATGGATTGAGGATCCTGAAGAGATAAAAAGTGAAATAGATAAGTTGACCACATTGGCAAGCGATGGCCTTGTAACTGAGAATCTCGTCAAGAATTTGTGCGTAGATGAAGGGAGTAAGGCCTTTTTAAACCTTTTGGATGGACTCTGTGAGGGTAAGGCAGAATTGGTTGTGCGGTCTTTAGCGAGGATAAAGAAAGAGAGTGATGTTTTGCCCGTTGTAAGCGGCCTCCACAGGAGGATGCGCTTAGCTATGTATCTTGCTGATTACAAAGGTGAAAAAAAGGAAGATATATTGAGTGCATTTGGAGCGAAACCTTATCAAGCCAAAAAGGCACTCTTGGCTTCTCGTATTTATAGCACAAAAGCTTTGAGACGCTTTGTGTCGGAAATGATAAAAGCAAGTTGTATGAATAAAAGGTTGTCCGCGGGGGCCTGGGAAGTGGTGGAAATGGCCCTGTTGGCCTTATTGAACAGCAAAGCCGGACGTCCTTCTTGAAAAGTTAAGATGGATGTCCGGCTAAAATGCGCGAAAGAAGTTAGGCATCTGCTGTATTAGGAAAAAGGCTTTTAACTGCCTTGGTGAGTCTGGATTTTTTGCGAGCGGCCTTGTTCTTGTGAATTACGCCCTTAACTGCAGCTTTGTCCAGGACGGACTGGGCCTCGTCTAGCCTTTTTAAAGCTAGCTCTTTATCGCCACTGGCCACGGCTTCTAGCACTTTTTTGGCAGTTGTCTTACAGCGAGTATTCCAATACTTGTTGTACAACCTGTTCCTTTCCGCTATGCGTATCTTTTTTGCGGCAGATTTCTTGTTTGGCAAATCCTTCACCTCCTTCTACGGCAGACCTCATTCTAACATGGGTTTTATACCTTCTGCAACAATAGGAAAGTATAATATAAATATACTGTAAAAGGGAAGGCCGATCCAAAAAATTGGGGCGTGATTTTTTGGAAAACAAAGTAGAGTTGTTGTTCATTGTGTCGGTTGCGCCGGGACTTGCATTGGTTTGGTGGTACTACCACAAGGACAGATTGGAGCCAGAACCACTGGGGATGGTAGTGCGTTCCTTTGTTTTTGGAGCCTTGTTTGTCTTTCCGGCGGCATTGCTGGAGATCTTCACTAGCTATTTGGTTGTACTGGGCCCCTTGGTGTATCAAATTATGGGCGTTGCTCTAGTAGAGGAGTATATGAAATGGCTCGCTCTGAAGAGGTTCATAGATCATAAGGCGTGCGATGAATGTTATGATGGAATCGTATATGGAACCTCTGTGGCTTTGGGTTTTGCTACCTTGGAGAACTTATTCTATGTTTTTGGTGCATTGAATCCCTTTCTGGTGGCTGGTTGGAGAGCTTTTCTGTCGGTGCCGCTTCACGGGCTTTGCGGACTTTTTATGGGTTATGAAGCTGCCAGGCAGAAACTCGGTGGTGCTGTAACATACTCCCTTTTCAGGATCCTGTTTTTGCCAGTCCTGGTGCATGGCCTGTTCAACTACTTTCTTTTTCTTAGTTCTGGAATAGGGGTATTGATGGCGGTGGCTTTGGTAGTGGTATTTTGGTTGAAATCCATGTCTGTGATAAAAAGATCATGGAGCTGCAAGGTATGATGATTGTGGAAAGAGAATGCCAAAAAGATAGGATATCCGAGTTGTTTTCTGAAGAGGGACCGCTATCCCGAGTAGTCTCTGGTTATAAATACAGAAAGGATCAGGTACGTCTTGCCGAGGAGTTTTGGGAAGCCATGAACTCTGGAGAGGTGCTTTTGGCCGAGGCTCCAACCGGTACAGGCAAAACTTTATCTCTGCTTGTGCCCTCTCTTTTGTTTGCTCAACAAGGGGGAAAAGTTGTATACGTTACATCGACTCGCAACCTGCAAAACCAGATGATGGATCACCATATCCCAAGGTTAATGCAGGTTTTCGATGCCGGTGTAAAGTGCGGAGCCATAAAAGGCAAAAATAACTATGCTTGCTACAGAAAGGTGATGCATGAACTAAAAGATGCAGATTCTTCAGTTTCCACGGAAATTGGTTTGTGGTTTGATAGGACTACTTATGGTGAACTTGACGAGATTGCTTCATATGTTCCGATAGAATGGAGCTTTAAATTTGCCATTTCTCAAGAGGATTGCCTGGGAACAAGATGCCCCTTCAGGAGCGAATGTTTTTTTCTGAAATTAATTAAAAAAGCTCAAAGTTGGGACATAGTGGTTACCAATTATCACTTTTTTCTTTCTCACCTCATTGGCTCAAAGGGAAAGTTCGTAGTTCCAGTAGATGTTCTAATCTTCGACGAGGCCCACAGGGTTGCTGAAATTGCTCGAAATGTTTCAGCTATCAAAGTGGGGTTTCTCAATATCCAAAGGCCCATAAATATGCTCCTTAAAGAGGTCGTGCCCTTCTTGTATAAGGAGGGATTTAAAGAGGCGGATAGCCTGGTTAAAAGCGGCAATAATTTTTTGAAACTCGGCAAGGAATTGTTTGTGAATTTTGAAAAAAACTTGAAACCTGGCCAAGTACTTTCGGGGGCCTTGAAGTCCGAGCTCTTCTTGAAATTAAAAGGAGAGTACGATGTTATCTCGGGAGAACTT
The DNA window shown above is from Thermovirga lienii DSM 17291 and carries:
- a CDS encoding DNA polymerase III, delta subunit (TIGRFAM: DNA polymerase III, delta subunit~COGs: COG1466 DNA polymerase III delta subunit~InterPro IPR010372~KEGG: aco:Amico_0689 DNA polymerase III delta~PFAM: DNA polymerase III delta~SPTR: Putative uncharacterized protein), with product MPSLFLICAKEPAKSRLLEEALRGLSEEGFAVAARSEQADWWELFSTATTGGLFEEKNIYVVDSPEAMGPLPSPLALQVEKKELASTVILLLYEGNVEKYIPRDVIKLATIKKPDKVPHWTSGRIEWIKGLIKKTGVKWEAGAISLLEEWIEDPEEIKSEIDKLTTLASDGLVTENLVKNLCVDEGSKAFLNLLDGLCEGKAELVVRSLARIKKESDVLPVVSGLHRRMRLAMYLADYKGEKKEDILSAFGAKPYQAKKALLASRIYSTKALRRFVSEMIKASCMNKRLSAGAWEVVEMALLALLNSKAGRPS
- a CDS encoding leucyl-tRNA synthetase (PFAM: tRNA synthetases class I (I, L, M and V); Anticodon-binding domain~TIGRFAM: leucyl-tRNA synthetase, eubacterial and mitochondrial family~COGs: COG0495 Leucyl-tRNA synthetase~InterPro IPR001412: IPR002300: IPR013155: IPR002302~KEGG: tai:Taci_0698 leucyl-tRNA synthetase~PFAM: aminoacyl-tRNA synthetase class Ia; tRNA synthetase valyl/leucyl anticodon-binding~SPTR: Leucyl-tRNA synthetase;~TIGRFAM: leucyl-tRNA synthetase), which codes for MGYDFNTIEKKWQRYWEENGTFNVDVSEEKEKFYCLEMFPYPSGALHMGHLRNYSIGDMLARFLRMKGYNVLHPMGFDAFGLPAENAAIKYGTHPNKWTWDNIEHMTKQLKSMGCSYDWRRRVETCNPDYYKWTQWLFLQFYKKGLAYKKKAPVNWCESCSTVLANEQVINDGHCWRCGTPVVKKNLEQWFLRITDYAQELLDSLDELKGWPERVKIMQRNWIGRSEGVRLSFKVSGKDIEIETFTTRIDTIFGVTFVALAVEHPLVEEIIKASPNGKEVEKFVKEHKAAPAETRGENAEKLGVDTGLRAINPVNGEEVPIWIANYILMEYGTGAIMGVPAHDQRDFEFARSYGIPIKVVINPKSGEKLDGKTMERAFEEDGIQVNSGPFDGMPTEEAKVKMAEWFEENGWGKREVNYRLRDWLISRQRYWGAPIPVVYCESCGIVPVPEDQLPVELPLDVKMKVGRNPLEDHHEWVNTKCPCCGRPAKRETDTMDTFICSSWYFLRFASPWTQEGPFRKEDVNYWMPVDQYIGGIEHACLHLIYARFFTKFLADLGLVNVREPFANLLTQGMVIKDGAKMSKSKGNVVDPDEIIRKYGADTARLFILFAAPPEKDLDWSDRGVEGSHRFLNRVWRLVEENLEELKKASIRRLRMDEIKEKAARDLKRKIHKTIEDVTRDIEVEKQFNTAVARLMELSNALGAFTPKDQDDWVIFREGVEVLLLCLSPVAPHISEELWSLLGNDKLVCETSWPEVDPSALVEEEVNVVLQINGKVRAQLVVPANLDRESLKKRVLEDPQVVKRLEGKEIVKVIVVPNKLVNVVVKN
- a CDS encoding SPFH domain, Band 7 family protein (PFAM: SPFH domain / Band 7 family~COGs: COG0330 Membrane protease subunits stomatin/prohibitin homologs~InterPro IPR018080: IPR001107: IPR001972~KEGG: tai:Taci_0697 band 7 protein~PFAM: band 7 protein~SMART: band 7 protein~SPTR: Band 7 protein), yielding MMGSIIDAIFSMGSYVGTIVILVVLLASAVRIVPEYQRGVVFRLGRFVGVKGPGLVLIVPFVDKLYRVDLRVVTLDVPYQEVITKDNVPVKVNAVVYFRVLDPAKSIIEVENHIVATSQLSQTTLRSVVGRSELDEVLSARDKINVELQHIIDERTDPWGIKVSAVEVKELELPEGMKRAMARQAEAERERRAKIIAAEGELQAAEKLTEAAKWMEASPITIQLRYLQTLREIASENNSTTIFPVPIDLLGAIVDRKKGEKEGI
- a CDS encoding hypothetical protein (COGs: COG2339 membrane protein~KEGG: bbe:BBR47_24360 hypothetical protein~SPTR: Conserved hypothetical membrane protein); this translates as MGRDFLENKVELLFIVSVAPGLALVWWYYHKDRLEPEPLGMVVRSFVFGALFVFPAALLEIFTSYLVVLGPLVYQIMGVALVEEYMKWLALKRFIDHKACDECYDGIVYGTSVALGFATLENLFYVFGALNPFLVAGWRAFLSVPLHGLCGLFMGYEAARQKLGGAVTYSLFRILFLPVLVHGLFNYFLFLSSGIGVLMAVALVVVFWLKSMSVIKRSWSCKV
- a CDS encoding ribosomal protein S20 (PFAM: Ribosomal protein S20~TIGRFAM: ribosomal protein S20~COGs: COG0268 Ribosomal protein S20~InterPro IPR002583~KEGG: tai:Taci_0700 ribosomal protein S20~PFAM: ribosomal protein S20~SPTR: 30S ribosomal protein S20;~TIGRFAM: ribosomal protein S20); the encoded protein is MPNKKSAAKKIRIAERNRLYNKYWNTRCKTTAKKVLEAVASGDKELALKRLDEAQSVLDKAAVKGVIHKNKAARKKSRLTKAVKSLFPNTADA
- a CDS encoding DEAD/DEAH box helicase domain protein (PFAM: DEAD/DEAH box helicase~COGs: COG1199 Rad3-related DNA helicase~InterProIPR014013: IPR001650: IPR011545: IPR014001: IPR 006554: IPR006555~KEGG: aco:Amico_0691 helicase C2~PFAM: DEAD/DEAH box helicase domain protein~SMART: helicase c2; DEAD-like helicase ; Helicase-like, DEXD box c2 type~SPTR: Helicase c2); the encoded protein is MMIVERECQKDRISELFSEEGPLSRVVSGYKYRKDQVRLAEEFWEAMNSGEVLLAEAPTGTGKTLSLLVPSLLFAQQGGKVVYVTSTRNLQNQMMDHHIPRLMQVFDAGVKCGAIKGKNNYACYRKVMHELKDADSSVSTEIGLWFDRTTYGELDEIASYVPIEWSFKFAISQEDCLGTRCPFRSECFFLKLIKKAQSWDIVVTNYHFFLSHLIGSKGKFVVPVDVLIFDEAHRVAEIARNVSAIKVGFLNIQRPINMLLKEVVPFLYKEGFKEADSLVKSGNNFLKLGKELFVNFEKNLKPGQVLSGALKSELFLKLKGEYDVISGELQRVVNDEKLDGADESFFSLAVLETFEGLRKSYEQLSWCTSFCNYPNWAYWWDGMHLVSAPVYASEVLKENVEALSPHSLIAVSATLALGGDFSYWQQETGITADRTLVVDSPFELEKQMEIWVVETNKKVTDFGYEKTISRIVEHFCDENGGRTLVLLSSLNLLKSVGEYMKSKTKQYNVYVQGDTQLSKLVTSFREDLTSVLIGSVTFREGFDVPGEGLTQVIIDRIPFDHPEDPIMKTLKALSGREYFRSFVLPKAKLTLKQAAGRLIRTEEDKGRLVILDGRVLSRIDWKIYESLPKVPYKKITLA